A single region of the Chthonomonadales bacterium genome encodes:
- a CDS encoding acetylxylan esterase: MDPSTLDPHLYARGRIRAADHAAAWRGGDAAAMRSWQRRARRRLARQIGLPPAPTPASAPVVAERRSLDGYDRAALEFDTRPGMRAFAYLLEPRGDARERPGVLCLPGHGRGVDSIVGIGEDGGQRALGSPGEYQADFALQCAAHGYVVLALEQVSFGRRRDARAAATGPEASSCARDAAAALMLGETITGWRVWDAMRALDVLAGTRGVDRRRLAVMGISGGGLTSFWTACLDTRVRAAVISGYFNTFADSVLAVDHCPDNYVPGMLGVMEMPDMAGLVAPRALFVESGRLDPIFPLEGFVAAVDRARSIYAAHARPEAFGWAMFEGDHRFDGEAAFAFLDARMRPPARPTDL, translated from the coding sequence ATGGATCCCTCAACGCTGGACCCGCACCTCTACGCGCGCGGCCGCATCCGGGCCGCCGACCATGCCGCAGCCTGGCGCGGCGGCGACGCGGCGGCGATGCGCTCATGGCAGAGGCGCGCCCGGCGGCGCCTCGCGCGCCAGATCGGGCTGCCGCCGGCGCCGACGCCGGCCTCGGCGCCCGTGGTTGCCGAGCGTCGCTCTCTCGACGGCTACGACCGCGCCGCCCTCGAGTTCGACACGCGGCCGGGAATGCGGGCCTTCGCCTACCTCCTGGAGCCGCGCGGTGACGCGCGGGAGCGCCCCGGCGTGCTCTGCCTTCCCGGCCACGGGCGCGGGGTCGACAGCATCGTTGGCATCGGCGAGGACGGCGGCCAGCGCGCGCTCGGGAGCCCGGGCGAGTACCAGGCCGACTTCGCGCTCCAGTGCGCGGCGCATGGGTACGTCGTGCTCGCCCTTGAGCAGGTGAGCTTCGGCAGGCGCCGCGACGCGCGGGCCGCCGCCACCGGTCCCGAAGCCTCCTCGTGCGCGCGCGACGCCGCCGCCGCCCTGATGCTCGGCGAGACGATCACCGGCTGGCGCGTGTGGGACGCGATGCGCGCGCTCGACGTGCTCGCGGGCACCCGGGGTGTGGATCGGCGGCGGCTCGCCGTGATGGGGATCTCGGGCGGCGGGCTCACCTCGTTCTGGACGGCCTGCCTGGACACCCGCGTGCGTGCCGCCGTCATCAGCGGCTATTTCAACACGTTCGCCGACTCCGTTCTGGCGGTCGACCACTGCCCGGACAACTACGTGCCCGGAATGCTGGGCGTGATGGAGATGCCCGACATGGCGGGGCTCGTGGCTCCGCGCGCGCTGTTCGTGGAGAGCGGGCGCCTGGACCCCATCTTCCCGCTGGAGGGCTTCGTCGCCGCAGTCGACCGGGCACGATCGATCTACGCGGCCCACGCGCGGCCCGAGGCATTCGGATGGGCGATGTTCGAGGGTGACCACCGCTTCGATGGCGAGGCGGCGTTCGCGTTCCTCGACGCGAGGATGCGGCCGCCGGCGCGCCCTACAGATCTCTGA
- a CDS encoding M48 family metalloprotease, whose protein sequence is MQSTVEPDRLRFAGLGSATFEHPLDRAALETLRKTPGLDTLFRRLASLGFERQVRLYFTADSLRLGPKQCPRTYGLLTEAASVLDVPAPELYLSQNPFPNAVAIGMDRYTIVVYSGLIELLSEDELRGVLGHELGHIKSGHMLYRTIAYFLALVGVVAARNLPIVNLLSQAMLYAFYDWFRKSELTADRAGLLVTQDRDVSAGILLKLAGGVTAAGDSTDLSEFLRQADDYEDMDESLLNVLYKFEMTRFQTHPFPALRAREIHRWGESEEYRAILRGDYEPGAADAKARRCARCAAPVANPVFRFCPECGGPV, encoded by the coding sequence ATGCAGTCGACCGTTGAGCCGGACAGGCTCCGCTTCGCCGGCCTCGGTTCGGCGACGTTCGAGCACCCGCTCGACCGCGCGGCGCTCGAGACGCTCCGCAAGACGCCCGGCCTCGACACGCTGTTCCGGCGCCTGGCGTCGCTTGGATTCGAGCGGCAGGTGCGCCTCTACTTCACCGCCGACAGCCTGCGGCTCGGCCCGAAGCAGTGCCCGCGCACCTACGGCCTGCTCACGGAGGCGGCCTCCGTGCTCGACGTCCCGGCGCCGGAGCTCTACCTCAGCCAGAACCCGTTTCCCAACGCCGTCGCGATCGGCATGGACCGCTACACGATCGTCGTCTACTCCGGCTTGATCGAGCTGCTGAGCGAGGACGAGTTGCGCGGCGTGCTCGGGCACGAACTGGGCCACATCAAGAGCGGCCACATGCTCTACCGGACGATCGCCTACTTCCTGGCGCTCGTCGGCGTCGTGGCCGCTCGCAATCTGCCCATCGTGAACCTGCTCTCCCAGGCGATGCTCTACGCCTTCTACGACTGGTTTCGCAAGTCGGAACTGACGGCCGACCGCGCTGGCCTGCTCGTCACGCAGGATCGCGATGTCTCGGCGGGGATCCTGCTGAAGCTGGCCGGCGGGGTCACCGCGGCGGGCGACAGCACGGACCTCTCGGAGTTTCTGCGGCAGGCCGACGACTACGAGGACATGGACGAGAGCCTGCTCAACGTGCTCTACAAGTTCGAGATGACCCGCTTCCAGACGCACCCGTTCCCCGCGTTGCGAGCGCGCGAGATCCACCGATGGGGCGAGAGCGAGGAGTACCGGGCCATCCTGCGCGGCGACTACGAGCCCGGGGCCGCCGACGCGAAGGCCCGCCGATGTGCGCGATGCGCCGCGCCGGTGGCCAACCCGGTCTTCCGGTTCTGCCCGGAGTGCGGCGGGCCGGTGTAG
- a CDS encoding 5-deoxy-glucuronate isomerase, translating into MTSLHYARPEARDGLARVIGPGNSPARLLSLHTLRLGPDTPEVMLDTGEREWVVDALGGRASFVVRAGSDETAFVNVGGRERPLDGPPAMAYLPRDARVTIDAGGRPFDALAFSAPATSRHRAAVVPPDVAVVRTVGLDNWQRRVTTSIGPDVEADRLLVGETVNPPGNWSSVPSHKHDRDAGDERAMEEIYCYRLDPPQGFALQRVYTAPDDTEPFDVCYTVRDGDAVVLPRGYHPVVAAPGYRLLYVWALAGDDRAYGAWSDDPAHAWIRQSK; encoded by the coding sequence ATGACCTCGCTGCACTACGCGCGGCCCGAGGCGCGTGACGGACTCGCGCGCGTGATCGGACCCGGCAACTCGCCCGCGCGCCTGTTGAGCCTGCACACCCTGCGCCTCGGCCCGGACACGCCGGAGGTGATGCTCGACACCGGCGAGCGCGAGTGGGTCGTCGACGCCCTTGGCGGGCGGGCCTCGTTCGTCGTGCGGGCCGGATCCGACGAGACGGCGTTCGTGAACGTGGGAGGGCGGGAGCGCCCGCTGGATGGCCCCCCGGCGATGGCCTACCTGCCGCGCGACGCGCGCGTCACGATCGATGCCGGCGGGCGCCCGTTCGATGCGCTCGCCTTCTCGGCCCCCGCCACCAGCCGACATCGCGCCGCGGTAGTGCCGCCGGACGTCGCGGTCGTGCGTACGGTGGGCCTGGACAACTGGCAGCGCCGCGTGACGACCTCCATCGGTCCGGACGTGGAGGCGGACCGGCTGCTGGTCGGCGAGACCGTGAACCCGCCGGGCAACTGGTCCAGCGTGCCGTCGCACAAGCACGACCGCGATGCGGGCGATGAGCGCGCGATGGAAGAGATCTACTGCTATCGCCTCGACCCGCCACAGGGCTTCGCGCTCCAGCGCGTCTACACCGCGCCGGACGACACGGAGCCGTTCGATGTCTGCTACACGGTGCGCGACGGCGACGCGGTGGTGCTGCCGCGTGGCTACCACCCGGTCGTGGCGGCGCCCGGCTATCGCCTACTGTACGTATGGGCCCTGGCCGGCGACGACCGGGCGTACGGCGCCTGGTCGGACGACCCGGCGCACGCGTGGATCAGGCAAAGCAAGTGA
- a CDS encoding PAS domain S-box protein has protein sequence MRFGVRARVGLLTAALAALVLGLGALWVVTERRKAESVRQHLVADRRAALAGIVRDRADALTTAVKAHARSAAVGRLRAHAGALATPEALRSIAMASAAGRAYITDTRGRVLARTPGGARIRAGQLAPLLDRAGTGRGAAHAYVALGDGVVELAAAPLGDEPAGADARGSAGYLVIEREWTPSHLGQLSLLVRSHMAVRPMFASGLRGREIAVSVPLPGPDGRPVAALRALSSSTSESDVPHGPMLWGGAALCVGAVVLFSWALRCWISAPLDEIALALRSGDPAPLARLGRSPSEFGDLARVAAASFQQREELASEVAERQRTEAALRVSEERFRLIVENSSDTLLILNGEGQVTYCSPSASRVMGPRAGDLIGTSVLDQVNPEDREGAADGLMRCLADPGTPHTIRVRVRSFDRGWRWIEAVLRNMLGVAGVDGIVVGARDITERTAIEERIRVLSSAVEQSGSSIVVTDPQGTIQYVNRQFCTVTGYAAEEALGRNPRFLASGSTPVEVYTGLWRTIRSGQTWRGELLNRRKDGCLFWERVCIAPIADAAGSVVHFVGIKDDITEAKRVAAALEESEERFRAVFEKSGDAMLVCSREAILACNAAAAALFRATSPEAMVDTPLSSLTVGGRSDGTSASALAERAVARAFEAGSAQLECEHLRRDGTQFTGEVKLTAYRLGDRPVVGATIRDVSEQRRAEARLARYTRELEDARARAEEQNRALEAQAIELAGTRDRALAADRAKSQFLANMSHEIRTPMNGIQGMTQLLLGTALSPEQREYVRAVETSSDALLAVINDILDFSRIEAGKLAVELLEMDLRSVIADAAGLLTPRAAESGVPVLCAVSPDLPARLLGDPARIRQVLLNLVGNAVKFTERGEIVVGADVAEQSADAVRVRVYVRDTGIGIPADRQEAVFESFTQADGSATRRFGGTGLGLTISRQLIELMGGSIGLSSEPGVGSTFWFEIPMPLAVELAPGTEPAVSPQAECGSAVEGLRGLRVLVAEDNAVNRKVATRMLERWGCIVHRAATGEEALSTLDAHAVDIVLMDVHMPRMDGYEATARIRARGSGPAARLPIIAVTAGVMDGDRARCLAAGMDDYVGKPLSAVTLQGVLARWAPAARSPDPPHARAARTPALDLARLDEACGGDSAFAREVIAQFAATAEDLVERACRAVEEADARAVAELAHMLKGASRTVGATALGEVAAGLEEAGRAGDLRAARSGAGALRGAWSALSSHLAAHTEKAA, from the coding sequence GTGAGGTTCGGCGTCCGCGCTCGCGTGGGCCTGCTGACCGCCGCCCTTGCCGCCCTCGTGCTGGGCCTCGGCGCGCTATGGGTGGTCACCGAGCGCCGCAAGGCGGAGTCCGTGCGGCAGCATCTGGTCGCGGACCGGCGCGCCGCGCTCGCGGGCATCGTTCGCGATCGGGCCGATGCGCTCACGACGGCCGTCAAGGCGCACGCGCGCTCCGCGGCGGTGGGCCGCCTTCGGGCACACGCGGGCGCGCTCGCTACCCCCGAGGCACTGCGCTCGATCGCGATGGCCTCGGCCGCGGGTCGCGCCTACATCACCGACACTAGGGGCCGCGTCCTGGCGCGGACGCCGGGCGGCGCCCGCATACGAGCGGGCCAGCTCGCGCCGCTGCTCGACCGCGCGGGCACTGGGCGCGGCGCGGCGCACGCCTACGTCGCGCTCGGCGACGGGGTGGTCGAGCTCGCCGCCGCGCCGCTCGGCGATGAGCCCGCGGGCGCCGATGCGCGAGGCTCGGCCGGCTACCTGGTGATCGAGCGCGAGTGGACCCCGTCCCACCTCGGCCAGCTCTCCCTGCTCGTCCGCAGCCACATGGCCGTGAGGCCCATGTTCGCCTCGGGGCTCCGTGGCCGCGAGATCGCCGTGTCCGTTCCGCTGCCGGGACCCGACGGCCGGCCCGTGGCGGCGCTCCGAGCGCTGTCATCGAGCACGAGCGAGTCGGACGTGCCCCACGGCCCGATGCTCTGGGGTGGCGCTGCCCTGTGTGTCGGCGCCGTCGTCCTCTTCTCCTGGGCGCTCCGTTGCTGGATCTCGGCGCCCCTCGACGAGATCGCGCTCGCTCTGCGCAGCGGAGATCCGGCGCCGCTGGCGCGCCTGGGGCGCTCGCCCTCGGAGTTCGGTGACCTCGCCCGCGTTGCGGCCGCCTCGTTCCAGCAGCGGGAGGAGCTGGCCTCCGAGGTGGCCGAGCGCCAGCGCACGGAGGCCGCGCTGCGAGTGAGCGAGGAGCGCTTCCGGCTGATCGTCGAGAACAGCTCGGACACGTTGCTCATACTGAACGGCGAGGGCCAGGTGACCTACTGCAGCCCGTCGGCCTCGCGTGTCATGGGGCCGCGCGCCGGCGATCTGATTGGCACGAGCGTGCTCGACCAGGTGAACCCGGAAGACAGAGAGGGCGCGGCCGATGGGCTGATGCGCTGCCTGGCGGACCCCGGGACGCCGCATACCATCCGGGTCCGCGTCAGGTCGTTCGACCGCGGCTGGCGCTGGATCGAGGCAGTGCTGCGGAACATGCTCGGCGTGGCGGGGGTCGATGGCATAGTCGTCGGCGCGCGCGACATCACGGAGCGAACCGCGATCGAGGAGCGGATCCGGGTGCTCTCCAGCGCCGTCGAGCAGAGCGGCTCCTCCATCGTGGTGACCGATCCGCAAGGCACGATCCAGTACGTGAATCGCCAGTTCTGCACGGTGACCGGGTACGCCGCCGAGGAAGCGCTGGGCCGCAACCCGCGCTTTCTGGCCTCGGGATCGACGCCCGTGGAGGTGTACACCGGGCTCTGGCGCACGATCCGCTCCGGCCAGACGTGGCGGGGCGAGCTCCTCAATCGCCGCAAGGACGGCTGCCTGTTCTGGGAGCGCGTGTGTATCGCGCCGATCGCCGACGCCGCGGGCTCCGTGGTGCACTTCGTGGGCATCAAAGATGACATCACCGAGGCCAAGCGCGTCGCCGCCGCGCTCGAGGAGAGCGAGGAGCGCTTCCGCGCTGTCTTCGAGAAAAGCGGTGACGCCATGCTGGTCTGCAGCCGGGAGGCGATCCTTGCCTGCAACGCGGCGGCCGCGGCGCTCTTCCGCGCCACCTCACCCGAGGCGATGGTCGACACCCCTCTCTCATCGCTCACGGTGGGAGGGCGGTCGGACGGCACGTCGGCCTCGGCCCTGGCAGAGCGGGCCGTCGCCCGGGCGTTCGAGGCCGGTAGCGCGCAACTGGAATGCGAGCACCTTCGGCGCGATGGAACGCAGTTCACCGGCGAGGTCAAGCTGACCGCCTACCGTCTGGGCGACCGGCCGGTGGTCGGAGCGACGATCCGCGACGTATCGGAGCAGCGTCGGGCCGAGGCCAGGCTGGCGCGGTACACGCGGGAGCTAGAGGATGCTCGCGCTCGCGCGGAGGAGCAGAACCGCGCGTTGGAGGCGCAGGCGATCGAGTTGGCTGGCACGCGGGACCGGGCGCTGGCCGCGGACCGGGCCAAGAGCCAGTTCCTTGCCAACATGAGCCACGAGATTCGCACACCGATGAACGGCATCCAGGGCATGACCCAGCTCCTCCTGGGCACGGCGCTCTCGCCGGAGCAGCGCGAGTATGTGCGCGCCGTGGAGACGAGCAGCGACGCCCTGCTGGCCGTGATCAACGACATCCTGGACTTCTCGCGGATCGAGGCCGGCAAGCTCGCCGTCGAGCTCCTCGAGATGGACCTGCGGAGCGTGATCGCCGACGCTGCCGGCCTGCTGACCCCGCGCGCCGCCGAGAGCGGGGTCCCCGTGCTCTGTGCAGTCTCACCCGACCTGCCGGCGCGGTTGCTCGGCGACCCGGCGCGCATCCGGCAGGTTCTGCTGAACCTGGTGGGCAACGCCGTGAAGTTCACCGAGCGCGGCGAGATCGTGGTCGGCGCCGACGTGGCCGAGCAGAGCGCGGACGCCGTTCGGGTCCGCGTCTACGTCCGAGATACGGGCATCGGCATCCCCGCCGATCGCCAGGAGGCCGTCTTCGAGAGCTTCACACAGGCCGACGGCAGCGCCACGCGCCGCTTCGGCGGGACCGGGCTCGGCCTCACGATCTCGCGGCAACTGATCGAGCTGATGGGCGGCTCCATCGGTCTCTCCAGCGAGCCCGGAGTTGGCAGCACCTTCTGGTTCGAGATTCCGATGCCGCTCGCCGTCGAGCTCGCGCCCGGGACGGAGCCCGCCGTCTCACCGCAAGCGGAGTGCGGCAGCGCCGTCGAGGGACTGCGAGGCCTGCGAGTGCTTGTGGCGGAGGACAATGCGGTGAACCGGAAGGTGGCCACTCGCATGTTGGAGCGATGGGGCTGCATCGTCCACCGTGCCGCCACCGGTGAGGAGGCGCTCTCGACGCTCGATGCGCACGCGGTCGACATCGTGCTAATGGACGTGCACATGCCGCGAATGGACGGGTACGAGGCGACGGCGCGGATCCGCGCGCGCGGCTCGGGGCCCGCGGCCCGCCTGCCCATCATCGCCGTGACCGCAGGCGTGATGGATGGGGACCGCGCGCGCTGCCTCGCCGCGGGTATGGACGACTACGTTGGCAAGCCGCTCTCGGCGGTCACCCTCCAGGGCGTGCTGGCACGCTGGGCCCCGGCGGCCAGGTCGCCCGATCCGCCGCACGCACGCGCCGCGCGGACGCCGGCCCTCGATCTGGCGCGGCTCGACGAGGCATGCGGCGGCGATAGCGCGTTCGCGCGCGAGGTGATCGCGCAGTTCGCCGCGACCGCCGAGGATTTGGTTGAGCGGGCTTGCCGCGCCGTGGAGGAGGCCGATGCCCGGGCGGTCGCCGAGCTGGCACACATGCTCAAAGGCGCATCTCGAACCGTCGGCGCCACGGCTCTCGGCGAGGTCGCCGCCGGACTGGAGGAGGCCGGACGCGCCGGAGACCTGCGCGCGGCGCGCAGCGGGGCAGGCGCGCTGCGGGGAGCATGGAGCGCGCTGAGCAGTCATCTGGCCGCTCATACGGAGAAGGCGGCATGA
- a CDS encoding hydroxyacid dehydrogenase: MTQRILCTMAADTWRRLTRPDLEERLHAIGDVTMCLDAGALPEAEYADLWARADFALTGWGVRAPTADMLTAAGRLRAICHGAGSVRMIPRAALERGIVVTSARAAIARTVAEYSLMGALVMLRRLLCFASGDERVRTAYASEGGRPANATLFGKTVGLVGYGCVGRHMRALLRPFGCRVLVHDPFLSAEEAAREEVEICGLDDLLAAADVVSLHAPDVPETRGMIGARELGLLRGGAVLVNSARGRLIDTPELTQPLDDGRFYAVLDVTDPEPLPPDHPLRSMPNVLLTPHTAGPTTDDLPELMRSAIGELERLARGESPRYPIDLPAYDRMSF, encoded by the coding sequence GTGACGCAGCGCATTCTGTGCACGATGGCGGCCGACACCTGGCGACGGCTGACGCGGCCCGACCTCGAGGAGCGGCTCCACGCCATCGGCGACGTGACGATGTGCCTTGACGCCGGCGCGCTGCCCGAGGCGGAATACGCAGATCTCTGGGCGCGGGCCGACTTCGCCCTGACCGGCTGGGGCGTGCGGGCGCCGACGGCCGACATGCTGACCGCGGCCGGGAGGCTGCGAGCGATCTGCCATGGCGCGGGCTCCGTCCGCATGATCCCGCGGGCCGCGCTGGAGCGCGGCATCGTGGTCACGTCGGCGCGCGCCGCCATTGCGAGGACCGTGGCGGAGTACAGCCTGATGGGAGCGCTCGTCATGCTGCGCCGGCTCCTCTGCTTCGCGTCGGGCGACGAGCGCGTGCGGACCGCTTACGCGTCCGAGGGTGGCCGCCCGGCGAACGCCACGCTCTTCGGCAAAACGGTTGGCCTTGTGGGCTACGGCTGCGTCGGGCGGCACATGCGCGCGCTGCTCCGCCCGTTCGGCTGTCGCGTCCTCGTGCACGATCCGTTCCTGTCGGCCGAGGAGGCCGCGCGCGAGGAGGTTGAGATCTGCGGCCTGGACGACCTCCTGGCCGCGGCCGACGTCGTCTCGCTGCACGCTCCCGACGTGCCGGAGACGCGGGGAATGATCGGGGCGCGGGAGTTGGGGCTCCTGCGCGGCGGCGCCGTGCTCGTGAACTCCGCGCGAGGTCGGCTCATCGACACGCCGGAGCTCACCCAGCCGCTCGACGACGGGCGCTTCTACGCCGTGCTCGATGTGACCGACCCGGAGCCACTCCCACCGGACCACCCGCTGCGATCCATGCCGAACGTGCTGCTGACGCCGCACACGGCCGGGCCGACGACGGACGATCTGCCGGAGCTGATGCGCTCCGCGATCGGCGAGCTGGAGCGCCTGGCGCGCGGCGAGTCCCCGCGCTACCCGATCGACCTGCCAGCGTACGATCGCATGAGCTTCTGA